The following are from one region of the Treponema denticola genome:
- a CDS encoding FAD-dependent oxidoreductase, whose protein sequence is MKFDAEVKKMVDAYGGWMEGDFENRAGGTGRMTKALYPYTQLFSPILINKTKIKNRVVMGPMGNINMCEESGRPNKKMLEYFFARAEGGVGLLTTGLVPISHGIDHSVTEPHNYSYFPRIDGTRTNLVGWRDLAQGCHAFGSKIFIQLTPGLGRVGNPQCLLTKFRFPVSASNNPNFYISEIPSLRLSGRALGKIIKNAGQAAADAKECGLDGVYLHGHEGYLLEQLTNPAFNRRKIGKYADWQRFGLDLVKEIRSRAGTDYPIMYRIDLSLALNETYGEEGMKVKQLKKFKNGRTIQETLDYMKNLVKCGVDIFDVDLGCYDNWWLPHPPGGMPAGCFLGVSKIVKDYFAFNNIISNAGVPVPVVAVGKLGYPDVAEAALRNGDCDMVMLARPLLADAGWCNKAYAGKVEDIRPCIGCQEGCINEFVLGGHPQCAVNPRTGFEDVLPFDAPEAEVKKNIGVIGAGPAGIVFAVKAAKRGHNVELFEKTDRIGGCVVTGSVPKIKYDFENYLNYLQTKVEKAKAMPNFKLSLNTEVDLNLLKNKKFDALVFAYGGKPISISVPGSEKIKTIQAVDLLLNPKDAEGAKKIVIIGGGVVGCETAYWLKYEHKKDVTVVEMLPYFMKGVCTANRGYLIYYMQKAGVKLLNCAKLIGLDSGKAIVEQNISKGVPNPYNTWQPILPENIPNPLAKKIGNETKKLELETDLIVFAVGNKTDDNLYFSAQVANIVPEIYNIGDSSFTGKVLEATRAAERLAVGI, encoded by the coding sequence ATGAAATTTGATGCTGAAGTAAAAAAGATGGTGGACGCTTACGGCGGATGGATGGAAGGCGATTTTGAAAACAGGGCAGGGGGAACAGGCCGCATGACTAAGGCTCTTTATCCCTATACCCAATTGTTTTCGCCTATTTTAATCAACAAAACAAAAATTAAAAACCGTGTTGTCATGGGGCCTATGGGAAACATAAATATGTGTGAAGAATCGGGACGGCCCAACAAAAAAATGCTTGAATACTTTTTTGCGAGAGCCGAGGGCGGTGTCGGTCTATTGACAACCGGCCTTGTTCCCATAAGCCACGGAATAGATCACTCGGTAACGGAACCTCATAACTATTCTTATTTTCCGCGTATAGACGGAACTAGAACCAATCTTGTAGGCTGGAGGGATCTGGCTCAGGGCTGTCATGCTTTCGGAAGTAAGATATTTATTCAATTAACTCCGGGACTGGGACGTGTTGGAAATCCCCAATGTCTTTTAACCAAGTTTAGATTTCCCGTATCGGCTTCAAATAATCCCAACTTTTATATTTCCGAAATTCCAAGCTTGCGTCTTTCTGGCCGAGCCTTAGGAAAAATTATAAAAAATGCAGGACAGGCTGCCGCCGATGCCAAGGAATGCGGTCTTGACGGTGTATATCTTCATGGCCATGAAGGCTATCTTCTTGAACAATTAACCAACCCTGCCTTTAACCGCCGTAAAATCGGAAAATATGCCGACTGGCAAAGATTCGGCCTAGATCTTGTAAAGGAAATACGAAGCAGGGCCGGCACCGATTATCCTATAATGTACCGCATAGACCTTTCTCTGGCTCTTAACGAGACCTACGGAGAAGAAGGTATGAAGGTCAAACAGCTTAAAAAATTTAAAAACGGAAGAACAATACAAGAAACCCTTGACTATATGAAAAATCTTGTAAAATGCGGTGTAGATATTTTTGATGTGGATCTCGGATGCTATGATAACTGGTGGCTCCCTCATCCTCCCGGAGGCATGCCTGCCGGCTGTTTTCTCGGAGTTTCCAAAATAGTAAAAGACTATTTTGCTTTCAATAATATTATATCCAATGCCGGAGTTCCCGTTCCTGTGGTAGCTGTCGGAAAGTTAGGTTATCCCGATGTCGCAGAAGCTGCCTTAAGAAACGGAGACTGCGATATGGTCATGCTTGCCCGCCCATTATTGGCCGATGCCGGGTGGTGTAATAAGGCCTATGCAGGCAAGGTAGAAGATATCCGCCCCTGTATCGGCTGTCAGGAGGGTTGCATCAACGAATTTGTTTTAGGAGGGCATCCTCAATGTGCCGTAAACCCGCGCACCGGCTTTGAAGATGTGCTTCCCTTTGATGCACCTGAGGCAGAGGTTAAAAAGAATATCGGCGTTATAGGAGCAGGGCCTGCAGGTATTGTGTTTGCCGTTAAGGCAGCAAAGAGGGGCCATAATGTAGAACTTTTTGAAAAAACGGATCGTATCGGCGGCTGCGTAGTTACCGGAAGTGTTCCTAAGATTAAATACGATTTTGAAAACTATTTAAATTATCTTCAAACAAAGGTAGAAAAGGCCAAGGCTATGCCTAACTTTAAACTTTCTTTAAACACGGAAGTTGATTTGAATTTGCTAAAAAACAAAAAATTCGATGCATTGGTTTTTGCATATGGGGGTAAGCCGATTTCTATTTCCGTACCCGGATCTGAAAAGATAAAGACAATTCAGGCCGTAGACCTTCTTTTAAATCCTAAGGACGCGGAAGGTGCTAAAAAGATTGTTATAATAGGCGGAGGTGTTGTAGGATGTGAGACAGCCTATTGGCTTAAATACGAGCACAAAAAAGATGTTACGGTAGTAGAAATGCTTCCTTATTTTATGAAGGGAGTTTGTACAGCTAATAGGGGCTACCTTATCTACTATATGCAAAAGGCCGGTGTTAAACTTTTAAATTGTGCAAAGCTTATAGGACTTGATTCGGGAAAAGCTATTGTAGAGCAAAACATTTCAAAAGGCGTGCCTAATCCCTATAATACTTGGCAGCCTATCTTGCCTGAAAACATACCTAATCCGCTTGCAAAAAAAATAGGCAATGAAACCAAAAAGCTTGAACTGGAGACCGACTTAATAGTCTTTGCCGTTGGAAATAAAACCGATGACAATCTTTATTTTTCTGCCCAAGTTGCAAACATAGTCCCCGAAATTTACAATATAGGAGACAGCTCGTTCACGGGAAAAGTTTTGGAAGCAACTCGTGCTGCTGAAAGACTGGCAGTAGGAATCTAG
- a CDS encoding aconitase X swivel domain-containing protein: MKTFKGRVIVPGTVSAEALVSSQGFNTLASFQKALMFGDKKAHCSDQNNPDLYKKEIAGKALCLPQTIGSTTGGMVIFCAASMGRQPACMLFSEPIDSLAAAGVILAANFTDNSIPTVDNLGKEFLSAVKSGSRVEVKENGEVIIED; this comes from the coding sequence ATGAAAACATTTAAAGGAAGAGTAATTGTTCCGGGAACAGTATCGGCAGAAGCTCTGGTAAGTTCTCAAGGTTTTAATACCCTTGCAAGCTTTCAAAAAGCTTTGATGTTCGGGGATAAGAAGGCTCATTGTTCCGATCAAAATAATCCGGACCTATATAAAAAGGAAATAGCAGGGAAGGCTCTTTGTCTCCCGCAGACTATAGGCTCAACTACGGGCGGAATGGTTATATTCTGTGCCGCTTCGATGGGACGCCAGCCTGCCTGTATGCTTTTTTCGGAGCCGATAGATTCCTTGGCTGCAGCAGGCGTAATCCTTGCTGCAAACTTTACCGATAACAGTATTCCTACAGTCGATAATTTGGGAAAGGAATTTTTATCAGCGGTTAAAAGCGGAAGCAGGGTTGAAGTTAAAGAAAACGGTGAAGTCATAATAGAAGACTAA
- a CDS encoding aconitase X yields the protein MQLTREQEEILNGSQGEMQAKVLKTLVMYGEAFGAERLVKVTGKYGHLVTSFGIGVMKPVYKLMDELLQSEAVSGIPFTADPRPLDDVVPKSFLERLVFHFMYSKQEEYEKQLKAMGLLSDDSYTCTCYFDEVGNTPKKGEILSWAESSAVNYANSVLGARCNRNSGIIEMFGLIAGWVPEFGLLTDEGRKADLIVEVETETLPEAQLLGSAIGIKAVENVPYIKGLDRFLGRELNDEVKAYFKDMGAAMASNGAVGLYHVENLTPEAKESGASLIRKSAEVYTITESELLRIRSSYPDIRKNKNAPPELCFIGCPHLSKEQLIKWTGIIEQKLKQNKKSKISIPTVMTSPRGVLKEFSKTEEYKRLKSFGLRFSETCPLMYMNNPLCAKKSVITNSNKLRTYTTAVYYKDDEIADLITGGF from the coding sequence ATGCAACTGACACGGGAACAAGAAGAAATTTTAAACGGTTCTCAAGGAGAGATGCAGGCTAAGGTTTTAAAAACCTTGGTCATGTACGGTGAAGCCTTTGGTGCAGAAAGGCTTGTTAAGGTTACGGGAAAATACGGACATCTTGTTACAAGTTTCGGTATAGGAGTTATGAAACCGGTCTATAAATTGATGGATGAACTTCTCCAATCCGAAGCTGTTTCAGGGATTCCCTTTACGGCGGATCCCCGTCCGCTTGATGATGTAGTGCCCAAAAGTTTTTTGGAACGCCTTGTTTTTCATTTTATGTACAGCAAGCAGGAAGAGTATGAAAAGCAGCTTAAAGCTATGGGCCTTCTTTCGGATGATTCTTATACCTGTACCTGTTATTTTGACGAGGTAGGGAATACACCTAAAAAAGGAGAAATCTTAAGCTGGGCAGAATCCTCAGCCGTTAATTATGCAAACTCGGTATTGGGAGCTAGGTGTAACCGCAATTCGGGTATCATCGAAATGTTCGGGCTGATTGCGGGCTGGGTACCGGAGTTCGGCCTATTGACCGATGAGGGTCGTAAGGCCGATTTAATTGTCGAGGTTGAAACCGAGACTCTGCCTGAAGCCCAACTTTTGGGAAGTGCAATAGGAATCAAGGCTGTTGAAAACGTGCCCTATATTAAAGGCTTGGATAGATTTTTGGGCCGAGAGCTAAATGATGAGGTAAAGGCCTACTTTAAGGATATGGGAGCTGCAATGGCATCAAACGGAGCTGTCGGTTTATACCATGTCGAAAACCTGACGCCTGAAGCAAAAGAATCGGGGGCTTCTTTAATCCGTAAAAGTGCAGAAGTCTATACAATTACCGAATCCGAGCTTTTGAGGATAAGGTCTTCATATCCGGATATTAGAAAAAACAAAAATGCCCCTCCTGAACTTTGCTTTATAGGCTGTCCTCACCTGTCTAAAGAACAGCTTATTAAATGGACAGGCATTATAGAACAAAAATTAAAACAAAATAAAAAATCAAAAATTTCGATACCGACTGTTATGACTTCGCCTCGGGGTGTTTTAAAGGAGTTTTCCAAAACCGAAGAGTATAAAAGATTAAAATCTTTCGGCCTTCGTTTTTCGGAAACCTGTCCCCTCATGTATATGAATAACCCGCTTTGTGCAAAAAAATCGGTTATCACAAATTCCAATAAGCTTAGAACCTATACTACGGCCGTCTATTATAAGGATGATGAAATAGCCGATCTAATTACGGGAGGATTTTAA
- a CDS encoding Nif3-like dinuclear metal center hexameric protein: MKLKELDLYFTELLNIDAFAAQDLSQNGVQVQNSGKEIKKVAFAVDACLQSIKEAAERKADMLFVHHGLFWSRSLRIMGNHYHRIKALLDNDIVLYAVHLPLDAHPLYGNNIGLARRLELENLKEFGMYRGLNIGFYGSLPLKGDSEEGLEIDEIINKLFPQGEKPANILPFGPKKIKTIGIISGGAASEIDDAIALGLDLYITGEIEHITYHNALENRINVIAGGHYQTETVGVQLVAKKLELDTNLETCFIDIPTGF, encoded by the coding sequence ATGAAACTAAAAGAGCTGGATCTTTATTTTACCGAGCTGTTAAACATAGATGCCTTTGCGGCTCAAGATTTATCGCAAAACGGTGTTCAGGTACAAAACAGCGGTAAAGAAATAAAAAAGGTTGCTTTCGCGGTGGATGCCTGTCTTCAATCCATAAAAGAAGCCGCCGAGCGGAAAGCCGACATGCTTTTTGTACACCACGGCCTTTTTTGGAGCCGATCCTTACGGATTATGGGAAATCATTATCATAGAATAAAGGCTCTTTTGGATAATGACATAGTGCTCTATGCCGTTCACCTTCCCCTCGATGCCCATCCCCTTTATGGGAATAACATCGGTCTTGCCCGCCGCCTTGAACTTGAAAACTTAAAAGAGTTCGGCATGTACAGGGGGCTGAACATAGGCTTTTACGGCAGTCTTCCTTTAAAAGGAGATTCCGAAGAAGGCTTGGAAATAGATGAAATTATAAATAAACTTTTTCCCCAAGGGGAAAAACCTGCAAACATCCTTCCTTTCGGGCCTAAAAAAATTAAAACAATCGGAATTATTTCGGGCGGGGCCGCTTCGGAAATAGATGATGCAATAGCCTTAGGACTTGACCTATACATAACGGGAGAGATTGAACACATTACCTATCACAATGCCCTCGAAAACAGGATAAATGTAATTGCCGGAGGCCATTATCAAACGGAAACTGTAGGCGTTCAGTTGGTTGCAAAAAAACTTGAACTTGATACAAACCTTGAAACCTGCTTTATAGATATTCCAACAGGTTTTTAA
- a CDS encoding ATP-grasp domain-containing protein, which yields MKENKKRILILGAGLMQGPAIRAAKELGCEVIAVDGNPNAVCAKEADKFFPIDLKDIPALIDLAKSLKEKGLHGVFTAATDFSVSVAAIAESCSLPGHSLEAARRASDKVLMRECFEKHGVPSPKFTHIFKNEIDEALQILKQKAIPFPITVKPADNMGARGCRLVYSQDELRPALEDAVNFSRSGKAIAEEFIEGEEFSLEALVINGEIFLNALADRHIFFPPYFVEMGHTIPSIKSKEECDELIRVFFLGIKALGLTNGAAKGDIFLRKADPQKNGKRTACVGEIAARLSGGYMSGWTVPYSSGFNVTKAAVKIALGEPVDELPKYEAAHFSAERAARFSAERAWISVPGIIKKIYGLEEARSTKNIKDVLPRLFEKDETVFPKNNVEKCGNVLSSAESYDEAVKASMEAVQKIFLRLERANNKTNLFFEKTNSSITVQGNYPPNFFKFPEDDSTKEIKNKAFDELLKNSILMEEDKILYPSFFKDFLDRALDMHGLSIREAIKQSFFLEPKLKEKMLRLQNIGEPLNQNLVLWWKYFIRGSRQGLIYYLDTELND from the coding sequence ATGAAAGAAAATAAAAAGCGTATTTTAATTTTAGGAGCGGGTCTCATGCAGGGGCCTGCAATAAGGGCAGCAAAAGAGTTGGGCTGCGAGGTCATTGCCGTAGACGGAAACCCGAATGCGGTTTGTGCAAAAGAAGCCGACAAGTTTTTTCCGATAGATTTAAAGGATATTCCCGCCCTCATAGACCTTGCAAAAAGCTTAAAAGAAAAGGGCCTACACGGAGTCTTTACCGCAGCTACGGACTTTTCCGTATCGGTTGCAGCTATTGCAGAAAGCTGTTCTCTTCCCGGGCACAGTTTGGAAGCCGCCCGCCGTGCAAGCGACAAGGTTTTAATGAGGGAGTGCTTTGAAAAGCACGGCGTTCCTTCTCCTAAGTTTACCCATATTTTTAAAAACGAAATAGATGAGGCTCTTCAAATCTTAAAACAAAAAGCCATTCCCTTCCCTATTACGGTAAAGCCTGCCGACAACATGGGAGCGCGGGGCTGCCGCTTGGTCTATTCTCAAGATGAATTAAGACCGGCCCTAGAAGATGCGGTAAACTTTTCGCGAAGCGGAAAAGCTATAGCCGAAGAGTTCATCGAGGGTGAAGAGTTTTCGCTTGAAGCCCTCGTTATAAACGGAGAGATTTTTTTAAACGCCCTCGCTGACAGGCACATTTTTTTTCCGCCCTACTTTGTCGAGATGGGACACACGATTCCGTCGATTAAGAGCAAGGAAGAATGTGATGAGCTTATAAGAGTTTTTTTCCTCGGAATAAAAGCCTTGGGACTTACAAACGGGGCAGCCAAGGGAGACATCTTTTTACGAAAAGCCGATCCCCAAAAAAACGGCAAACGGACTGCCTGTGTAGGAGAAATTGCCGCCCGTCTTTCAGGGGGCTACATGTCTGGCTGGACGGTTCCCTATTCTTCGGGCTTTAACGTAACTAAGGCCGCCGTCAAAATAGCCTTAGGCGAACCCGTAGATGAACTTCCAAAATACGAAGCCGCTCACTTTAGTGCAGAACGAGCCGCTCGATTTAGTGCTGAACGAGCTTGGATTTCGGTGCCGGGCATCATAAAAAAAATATACGGGCTTGAAGAAGCAAGGAGCACAAAAAACATAAAAGATGTTTTACCCCGCCTTTTTGAAAAAGATGAAACCGTTTTTCCTAAAAACAATGTAGAAAAATGCGGCAATGTCCTAAGCTCTGCGGAAAGCTATGATGAGGCAGTTAAGGCGAGCATGGAAGCCGTACAAAAAATCTTTTTGCGGCTTGAAAGAGCAAACAACAAAACGAATCTTTTTTTTGAAAAGACAAATTCTTCGATAACCGTGCAAGGCAATTATCCTCCGAACTTTTTTAAATTCCCTGAAGATGACAGCACAAAGGAAATTAAAAACAAGGCTTTTGATGAGCTATTAAAAAATTCCATTTTGATGGAAGAAGATAAAATTCTTTATCCTTCGTTCTTTAAGGATTTTTTAGATAGAGCCTTGGATATGCACGGCCTTTCTATTCGGGAAGCAATAAAACAATCCTTTTTCCTTGAACCGAAGTTAAAAGAAAAGATGCTCAGACTCCAAAATATAGGTGAACCTTTAAACCAGAATCTTGTTTTGTGGTGGAAGTATTTTATACGCGGCAGCCGCCAGGGGCTCATCTATTATCTTGATACCGAATTAAATGATTAA
- a CDS encoding right-handed parallel beta-helix repeat-containing protein, whose protein sequence is MKKGIIACLLAVLVLANLTAAEYYVSKETGKNGNAGTKDAPFKNIEKAAEKVQAGDKIYVAEGNYYGVRDKGFIMIQKAVEIYGGYSKDFSKRDVLKYRTLVMPPASSNGTGRANKAMEFDIKNGEGKKLVIDGIIFDKGLSNGYHPTKGKPQGVETGMLVLPPGQGVNGNEKSITTEKAIFGGSIMKCDVLIQNCVFNNASNFAIQFGGTGNVKILNNVFTANAMAACEIWGKENKPNAITVEFAYNTVLFTWPRTHAFEDMGYGFRVMTKVEVNIHHNIIGLSCLSAVDRCRIDSPASMENGRKVLMDNNRFFMNKQADVTLPGLGTFEYVWVKDFDDLDRFNSAEGNEELKDIASLKNVLNKAYLAGFLNATYKEKTDYDPNSPANEFRRAMGMNQTMTVQSDVSMFANKYPQDDAVKLFGAVKGFGAQAIK, encoded by the coding sequence ATGAAAAAAGGAATAATAGCCTGTTTACTGGCTGTTCTTGTTTTAGCAAACCTAACAGCTGCGGAATACTACGTTTCAAAAGAAACCGGTAAGAACGGAAATGCAGGTACAAAAGATGCCCCCTTTAAGAATATCGAGAAGGCTGCCGAAAAGGTTCAGGCGGGCGATAAAATCTATGTTGCCGAAGGCAATTACTACGGCGTTCGCGACAAGGGTTTTATCATGATACAAAAAGCAGTCGAAATTTACGGCGGATATTCCAAAGATTTTTCCAAACGGGATGTTTTAAAATACCGCACCCTTGTTATGCCGCCGGCCTCTTCAAACGGAACAGGCAGAGCCAACAAGGCAATGGAGTTCGACATTAAAAACGGTGAGGGTAAAAAACTCGTAATTGACGGTATCATCTTCGATAAAGGACTCTCAAACGGGTATCATCCCACAAAGGGTAAGCCTCAGGGGGTAGAAACAGGTATGCTTGTTTTACCGCCGGGTCAAGGTGTGAATGGTAATGAAAAATCCATTACAACGGAAAAGGCTATATTCGGCGGCAGCATTATGAAATGCGATGTGCTTATTCAAAACTGCGTATTCAACAATGCTTCCAATTTTGCCATTCAGTTTGGAGGAACAGGCAATGTTAAAATTTTGAACAACGTATTTACTGCAAATGCAATGGCTGCCTGTGAAATATGGGGAAAAGAAAATAAACCGAATGCCATAACGGTGGAGTTCGCATATAACACGGTCTTATTTACGTGGCCGCGTACTCATGCTTTTGAAGATATGGGCTACGGTTTCCGCGTTATGACAAAGGTTGAGGTAAATATACACCACAATATTATTGGGCTGTCTTGTCTTTCTGCAGTAGACCGCTGCCGTATCGATAGTCCCGCTTCAATGGAAAATGGGCGAAAGGTGCTTATGGACAATAACCGTTTTTTTATGAACAAACAAGCGGATGTAACCCTGCCTGGCTTAGGAACCTTCGAGTACGTATGGGTAAAAGACTTTGACGATCTCGACCGTTTTAACAGTGCAGAAGGCAATGAAGAGTTAAAAGACATTGCTTCGCTTAAAAATGTGTTAAATAAGGCATATTTGGCCGGTTTTTTGAATGCTACTTATAAAGAAAAAACGGACTATGACCCGAATTCTCCCGCCAATGAGTTCAGGCGTGCAATGGGGATGAACCAAACGATGACAGTCCAATCCGACGTGTCTATGTTTGCAAACAAATATCCGCAAGATGATGCCGTAAAACTGTTCGGTGCAGTAAAAGGTTTCGGAGCGCAAGCGATTAAGTAA
- a CDS encoding galactokinase — translation MNLKQDTTLEALKDSFISFYGNSEEKIIFAAAPARINIIGEHIDYNGGLVLPAAVNLYLRIALRKRKDKKILYRSMKTEKIFEFELDGNLGFDKENDFANYLNGMFLFLKERGLKADTGFELLITSDIPQGSGISSSAALELCFGKIISHAFGFELDGIEFAKTGRRVENEFLGLKSGIMDQFAIAMGKKNQAILLDTSSLNYEYIPLETEPYRIVIMNSNKPRKLTESKYNERKEDCEKALAFLQKKTDIDFLCDLSVSDFEKLKEDLISNLGEKLFRRVRHCVTEMDRVRRSAEALKNKDLKLLGASLNQSHLSLKDDYEVTGKELDALFFAAIKEKSCIGARMTGAGFSGCAIAIVHKDGFEEFAERVGKAYTENTGFTASFFACQASDGVSVISI, via the coding sequence TTGAATTTAAAACAAGATACTACCTTAGAGGCCTTAAAAGATAGCTTCATTTCTTTTTACGGTAATTCGGAAGAAAAAATTATTTTTGCAGCTGCTCCTGCACGGATAAATATAATAGGTGAACATATAGATTATAACGGAGGCCTTGTGCTGCCAGCTGCGGTTAATTTATATTTAAGGATTGCCCTGCGCAAAAGAAAGGATAAAAAAATACTTTACCGCTCGATGAAGACGGAAAAAATTTTTGAATTTGAGCTTGATGGAAATTTGGGCTTTGATAAAGAAAATGATTTTGCAAACTATTTAAACGGCATGTTTTTGTTTTTAAAAGAAAGAGGTTTGAAGGCTGATACGGGATTTGAGCTTTTAATTACAAGCGATATTCCGCAAGGAAGCGGCATCTCTTCTTCGGCGGCCTTGGAACTTTGTTTCGGTAAAATTATTTCTCATGCCTTCGGTTTTGAGCTTGACGGCATTGAGTTTGCAAAGACCGGCCGGCGGGTCGAAAACGAATTCTTAGGTCTTAAATCCGGAATTATGGATCAGTTCGCTATTGCCATGGGTAAAAAAAATCAGGCCATTCTTTTAGATACATCTTCCTTGAACTATGAGTACATTCCTCTTGAAACCGAGCCCTACCGAATTGTAATCATGAATTCCAATAAGCCCCGTAAATTGACGGAATCAAAATATAATGAAAGAAAGGAAGACTGTGAAAAAGCTCTTGCCTTTTTACAGAAAAAAACGGACATAGATTTTTTATGCGATCTAAGTGTTTCCGATTTTGAAAAATTGAAAGAAGATCTGATTTCCAATTTGGGAGAAAAACTTTTCCGCAGGGTAAGGCATTGCGTTACCGAGATGGATAGGGTAAGGCGGAGTGCCGAAGCATTAAAAAATAAGGACTTAAAACTTTTAGGCGCTTCCTTAAACCAATCCCATCTTTCATTAAAAGACGATTACGAAGTTACCGGCAAAGAACTGGATGCCCTATTCTTTGCAGCCATAAAAGAAAAAAGCTGTATCGGTGCCAGAATGACAGGTGCTGGTTTTTCGGGCTGTGCTATCGCCATTGTACACAAGGACGGCTTTGAAGAATTTGCCGAAAGAGTAGGGAAGGCCTACACTGAAAATACCGGCTTTACCGCTTCATTTTTTGCCTGCCAAGCCTCAGACGGAGTGTCCGTTATTTCGATTTAA